CGTCATCAACTTGGTTTACGCCAGCGGGCCAGAGGTGGGCGAGGCTTGCACCAGCCATCCTGATTTTGCCGGGGTGCACTTCACCGGTTCAACGGGAACATTCAACTATTTCTGGAAGACAATCGGGGAGCGGATCGGAAACTACAAGTCCTATCCCAGAATCGTTGGCGAAACCGGTGGCAAAGACTTTGTGGTCGCGCACAAATCGGCCGATGCCGTCCAAGTGGCCACCGGCCTCCTGCGCGGGGCATTTGAATACCAGGGTCAAAAATGCTCGGCGGCCAGCCGGGCCTACATCCCCCGCAACTTGGCGGCCGAAGTGAAAGCCCTCCTGGTCGAAGGGGTCAAGTCCTTCAAAATGGGGCCGGTCGATGATTTCTCCAACTTCATCAACGCAGTCATCGACGAAAAGTCTTTTGATTCCATCGCGGCCTACATCGACCAGGCCAAAGCCGATGGCCAAGGGTTTTGGGTCGGCGGAGGGTACGACAAGAGCAAGGGCTATTTCATCGAACCGACCGTCATCGAAGCCAACGATCCCAAGTACAGAACGATGTGCGAGGAGATCTTTGGCCCGGTGCTGACGGTCTACATCTACGACGAAGACCGGTATGAAGAGACGTTGGAGCTCATCGATTCGACGAGTCCCTATGCGTTGACGGGCGCGGTTTTTGCCCGAGACCGGGCCGCGGTGGAAATGGCGGTTGAAAAGCTCCGGCACGCGGCCGGCAACTTCTACATCAACGACAAACCCACCGGGGCCGTGGTCGGGCAACAGCCGTTCGGCGGCGCAAGGGCAAGCGGCACCAACGACAAGGCTGGGTCTGCGCTCAACCTGTATCGGTGGTTGAGTGCGCGGACGATCAAAGAGACGTTTGTGACCCCGACCGACTACCGCTACCCGTTCTTGCAAGAAGACTAAGCCAGAGTCAGCAAGGCGACTTCGGGCGCGCAAAACAACCGGCTCGGAAAGAACGTCGTCCCCAGCCCCCGCGTGACATAAAGCGGCGTGGGGGCATGGGGGTAGAACCCTCGGACATAGTTGCGCCCGTTGCGGGTCTTCATCGGCGTCCAACCCCAGGGCGTTCCAAACTGACCGCCGTGGGAATGGCCGCTCAACATGAGTTCTGGCCCAACGGGCAAGACGTCCACCATATCCGGTTCATGCCACAAAACGACCATCGGCTTTGCCGGATCGGTCTTCATCAGGGTCGCAAATGGTTGTGGTGAACCCGCATTGGCACTGTCGATCCCGACCAGTTGCAGGCCTTGGTAAGACCAAACCTCGTTGACGAGGAACCGGCAATCGAAAGATTCGACGACCTGCCGCACGAGCTCGACATCCCCCCGGTCGTGGTCGCGGTTGCCGGCAATGGCCACCGACTTTCCGGCAAAAAAATGCAGGTCGTGCAAGGCGGCTCGCAAGAGGTCGCGGTAGTGCGGGATGTTCCGATCCACAAGGTCTCCACCAATAACGAGGAGATCAGGGTTTTGATCTTTGAGCCATTCAAGAGCTTGGCGGGTCAAGTGGACGGTCTGCCGGTCGCGGATGTGGAGATCGGCGAAAAACCCGATGCGGAAGCCGGCCAACCCGCTTGGCCAGCGGGGAAGT
This window of the Armatimonadota bacterium genome carries:
- the pruA gene encoding L-glutamate gamma-semialdehyde dehydrogenase; the encoded protein is MKVGNFCYPMPANEPVLNYAPGSAERRRLKEVLAELKAKTSDLPMVIGGQDVRTGDRREMRPPHELGHLLGHYHYGTREHVEQAIASALAARKAWAAMDWETRAAIFLKAADLIATKYRPYMNATTMLCQSKNAFQAEIDAACEIIDFLRFNVHFLDQIYRQQPNSSPGVHNRMEYRGLEGFVLAVTPFNFTAISGNLPTSAAMCGNVVVWKPANTQIYSAHMFMQILQEAGLPDGVINLVYASGPEVGEACTSHPDFAGVHFTGSTGTFNYFWKTIGERIGNYKSYPRIVGETGGKDFVVAHKSADAVQVATGLLRGAFEYQGQKCSAASRAYIPRNLAAEVKALLVEGVKSFKMGPVDDFSNFINAVIDEKSFDSIAAYIDQAKADGQGFWVGGGYDKSKGYFIEPTVIEANDPKYRTMCEEIFGPVLTVYIYDEDRYEETLELIDSTSPYALTGAVFARDRAAVEMAVEKLRHAAGNFYINDKPTGAVVGQQPFGGARASGTNDKAGSALNLYRWLSARTIKETFVTPTDYRYPFLQED
- a CDS encoding metallophosphoesterase is translated as MKKLLPWLAAGAGALAYGAAVEANRLKCESRQIELPRWPSGLAGFRIGFFADLHIRDRQTVHLTRQALEWLKDQNPDLLVIGGDLVDRNIPHYRDLLRAALHDLHFFAGKSVAIAGNRDHDRGDVELVRQVVESFDCRFLVNEVWSYQGLQLVGIDSANAGSPQPFATLMKTDPAKPMVVLWHEPDMVDVLPVGPELMLSGHSHGGQFGTPWGWTPMKTRNGRNYVRGFYPHAPTPLYVTRGLGTTFFPSRLFCAPEVALLTLA